A stretch of the Ornithodoros turicata isolate Travis chromosome 4, ASM3712646v1, whole genome shotgun sequence genome encodes the following:
- the LOC135391122 gene encoding probable ATP-dependent RNA helicase DDX46 codes for MGRDRDRYRKRSLSRSPSSSPERDKRRRNRSRSRDRRDRRSVDRYRRSRSRDRRRSRSRERYRRSRSRGRRSRSRTPRRRSRSRDRRSRSRDRRSRSRDRRSRSRDRRSKSRDKENKEKVEEKNEPANKVEEESKALDNSLDKDSRQQQLDLEMQRRRERIEKWRLERKKAEGSSMNVILPVPTKKWSLEDDDDEESGPPQPKEEPEVKVEPEAEDEVDPLDAYMMDIQKEVKQLKTKAFKSDGMESNEKSSKVTVVMGVAKKKDNKKKGELMEQNVDALEYSSEEEKDDLQSAMSSLQSNKAKKPATVSIEDISYAPFRKDFYVEVPELAKMTAGEVETLRAELEGIKVKGKGCPKPIKNWAQCGVSKKVLELLKKHGYEKPTPIQMQAIPAVMSGRDIIGIAKTGSGKTLAFLLPMFRHILDQPPLEDDDGPIGVIMTPTRELAMQITKECKKFTKSLSLRVVCVYGGTGISEQIAELKRGAEIIVCTPGRMIDMLAANNGRVTNFRRTTYVVLDEADRMFDMGFEPQVMRIVDAVRPDRQTVMFSATFPRQMEALARRVLMKPIEILVGGRSVVCKDIEQNIVLLKDEEKFFKLLELLGNYQEQGSAIVFVDKQEHADVLLKDLMRASYNAMALHGGIDQFDRDSTICDFKAGKVGVLIATSVAARGLDVRHVILVINYDCPNHYEDYVHRVGRTGRAGSKGYAYTFITEEQGRYSPDVIKALELSGNPIPPELQKLFDDYKAQQESEGKKVRSSSGFTGKGFKFDEAEANLRSERKKFQKAALGLQDSDEEDAEADIDREIENMLAPKKRVKDINPSAIAVLAPGAVPSAPGQIGVPRTTSGTPVAGAMGTVQGIQASGTSVSEKLEMARMLACRINMTRTFSTPSTQVGPDIQPSTQLSTEALLKGQYQPEPPVQIISAKTLAEQRAEKLNTKLNYQPKLDDEKEDMPRPEAFQKFEEELEINDFPQQARWKVTSKEAMAQISEYSEAGITVRGTYYPSGKEPKAGDRKLYLAIESTNELAVSKARAEIIRLIKEELVKLQHSYQPINRGRYKVL; via the coding sequence ATGGGCCGTGACCGAGACAGGTACCGGAAACGGTCGCTTTCACGAAGCCCTTCAAGTTCACCCGAAAGAGACAAGCGTAGAAGGAATCGGTCAAGGAGCAGAGACCGCAGGGACCGAAGAAGTGTCGATAGGTACCGTCGATCTAGATCGAGGGACCGCAGACGTAGCCGATCGAGGGAACGGTACCGAAGGTCTAGAAGTCGCGGGAGAAGGTCTCGCTCACGCACCCCAAGGCGCAGATCGCGGTCACGTGATCGCAGATCCAGGTCGCGGGACCGCAGATCTAGATCACGGGACCGCAGGTCTCGAAGCCGTGACCGACGATCAAAAAGTAGAGATAAGGAAAACAAAGAGAAGGTGGAGGAGAAAAATGAGCCAGCGAATAAGGTTGAAGAAGAAAGTAAGGCACTCGACAACTCCTTGGACAAGGACAGCCGCCAGCAACAGCTTGATCTGGAGATGCAGCGTAGAAGAGAGCGGATCGAAAAGTGGAGATTGGAGCGCAAGAAGGCAGAAGGAAGTAGCATGAATGTGATACTACCGGTACCCACCAAAAAGTGGAGCTTAGAagatgacgacgatgaagaaTCGGGTCCGCCACAACCAAAGGAAGAACCCGAAGTCAAGGTAGAACCTGAGGCTGAGGACGAGGTCGACCCACTGGATGCCTACATGATGGACATTCAGAAAGAGGTTAAACAACTTAAAACTAAGGCGTTCAAGAGCGATGGTATGGAAAGCAATGAAAAATCTAGTAAGGTGACAGTGGTTATGGGtgtagcaaaaaagaaagacaacaaaaagaaaggagagcTTATGGAACAGAATGTAGATGCTCTGGAATATTCGTCGGAAGAAGAGAAGGACGATCTCCAGTCTGCCATGTCAAGTCTGCAGTCAAACAAGGCCAAGAAACCAGCAACAGTTTCCATAGAAGACATTTCGTACGCTCCTTTCCGCAAAGACTTCTACGTCGAAGTGCCTGAGCTTGCCAAGATGACAGCCGGAGAAGTTGAAACGCTGCGTGCTGAGCTTGAAGGTATTAAGGTGAAGGGAAAGGGTTGCCCAAAGCCAATAAAAAATTGGGCTCAATGCGGAGTCAGTAAGAAAGTTCTCGAACTGCTCAAAAAGCACGGTTACGAAAAGCCGACCCCAATCCAGATGCAGGCGATTCCTGCCGTCATGTCTGGGAGAGACATTATTGGTATTGCCAAAACCGGTTCAGGAAAAACTCTAGCTTTTCTGCTTCCAATGTTCCGACACATCCTGGACCAGCCACCGCTCGAGGACGATGACGGCCCAATAGGTGTCATCATGACCCCAACACGTGAGCTCGCCATGCAGATCACCAAAGAGTGCAAGAAGTTCACAAAGTCGCTCTCACTGCGTGTGGTCTGCGTCTATGGCGGCACCGGCATTTCAGAGCAGATTGCAGAGCTGAAACGTGGAGCAGAAATCATCGTCTGCACTCCTGGACGCATGATTGACATGCTCGCCGCAAACAACGGAAGAGTCACTAACTTTCGTCGTACCACGTACGTGGTCCTTGACGAAGCCGATCGCATGTTTGACATGGGCTTCGAACCACAGGTCATGAGAATCGTAGACGCTGTGCGTCCAGATCGTCAGACAGTCATGTTCTCCGCCACTTTCCCACGGCAAATGGAGGCATTGGCTCGTCGAGTCCTCATGAAGCCCATCGAAATCCTCGTCGGAGGACGTAGCGTCGTCTGCAAAGACATCGAACAAAACATTGTTCTCCTCAAGGACGAAGAAAAATTCTTTAAACTCCTCGAGCTTCTCGGGAACTACCAAGAGCAGGGAAGTGCCATCGTGTTCGTCGACAAACAGGAACACGCAGATGTTCTTCTTAAGGACCTTATGCGTGCTTCGTACAATGCTATGGCTCTCCACGGTGGCATCGACCAGTTTGACCGCGACTCCACAATCTGCGACTTCAAAGCGGGAAAAGTTGGTGTCCTGATCGCAacctctgtagctgcacgtggTCTCGACGTGAGACACGTCATTTTGGTTATCAACTACGACTGTCCGAACCACTACGAGGACTATGTACACAGAGTCGGTCGCACGGGGCGTGCTGGCAGTAAGGGGTACGCTTACACCTTCATCACGGAGGAGCAGGGACGGTATTCTCCAGACGTCATCAAGGCTCTCGAACTGAGCGGCAACCCGATTCCACCGGAGCTCCAGAAATTGTTCGATGACTACAAGGCACAACAGGAGTCTGAAGGGAAGAAGGTGAGAAGTAGCAGTGGCTTCACTGGCAAGGGCTTCAAGTTCGATGAGGCCGAGGCTAACCTCAGATCAGAGCGTAAAAAGTTCCAGAAAGCGGCGCTCGGCCTGCAGGACTCGGACGAAGAAGATGCAGAAGCCGACATCGACCGCGAGATCGAAAATATGCTTGCCCCGAAGAAGCGGGTGAAAGACATAAACCCGTCTGCTATAGCAGTCCTAGCTCCAGGAGCAGTTCCGAGCGCCCCGGGTCAGATTGGGGTGCCCAGGACTACGTCAGGAACTCCTGTAGCCGGTGCCATGGGAACAGTGCAGGGCATCCAGGCATCCGGAACTTCGGTGTCCGAAAAGCTGGAAATGGCCCGTATGCTAGCGTGCAGGATCAACATGACGCGAACCTTCAGCACACCGTCCACACAAGTTGGACCTGACATTCAGCCGTCAACGCAGCTATCAACGGAGGCACTTCTTAAAGGCCAGTACCAACCGGAGCCTCCCGTGCAGATAATCTCTGCAAAGACGCTCGCGGAGCAGCGCGCTGAAAAGCTGAACACCAAGCTTAACTACCAGCCGAAGCTTGACGACGAAAAAGAGGACATGCCACGTCCAGAAGCTTTTCAGAAGTTTGAGGAAGAACTGGAGATCAACGATTTCCCGCAGCAGGCAAGGTGGAAGGTGACCTCGAAGGAAGCCATGGCTCAGATCAGCGAATACTCCGAGGCGGGTATTACGGTACGCGGCACATACTACCCGTCAGGGAAAGAACCGAAGGCAGGAGATCGAAAGCTGTACCTCGCAATTGAAAGCACAAACGAGCTCGCTGTTAGCAAAGCAAGAGCAGAAATCATACGACTTATAAAGGAAGAGCTTGTCAAGTTACAACATTCTTACCAACCTATCAACAGAGGACGATATAAAGTGCTCTGA